One Microcaecilia unicolor chromosome 8, aMicUni1.1, whole genome shotgun sequence DNA window includes the following coding sequences:
- the FAM217B gene encoding protein FAM217B — MGPDIPNCPPLLDRAIKKTEGQSQGNNTRMVISKREKGHPETKASKEPVPQLRSSPSKPGNNLPNSTKKVFQSSLRHVQRSYTKKEKNGINGSHQQNRIMNAHSSAHKIQESKKVTSEKKLSESVSQKKISSSLRGSSLDDPRRTEATSLQNSYLNKKAGSEILRNVTEVGCYPSQGTRQMFLDFESIRIIKEEADEDSASDLSDSERIPIPPSPFTPPDLNLRAEKIDPGSFDHLFELGYKESEYYYPDFLPPPFNSWDLHQLAIFINTEGKHAPRPPPAGFLEKYVDRLLHLEWLQIQTTQNEKGKAVRSRPQSASSSSRCVRSPGKSKCWHNQASNKQLVHPESLSKLPPAQTSNQLRKDLHCEAESSQLYVCQRHARADDATGDTSYPQNHMHSVIKKKTENKKPQLLEVEACKYSPKLQSASNIRPPKQSLTFHSPSAPLKGLKTYVYINAKKNGTASNCHTPVKRQLPNES, encoded by the exons TTCCAAAAGAGAAAAGGGGCATCCAGAAACCAAAGCATCAAAGGAACCAGTGCCACAGCTCAGATCTTCTCCCAGCAAACCAGGCAATAATCttccaaacagcacaaaaaag GTTTTTCAAAGCTCTTTGAGACATGTTCAACGAAGTTATactaaaaaggagaaaaatgggATAAATGGATCTCATCAGCAAAACAG AATTATGAATGCTCATTCATCTGCTCACAAGATACAGGAATCCAAGAAGGTAACCTCAGAGAAAAAGCTAAGTGAATCTGTGTCACAAAAAAAGATCTCCTCAAGCTTAAGGGGAAGCTCATTGGATGACCCCAGAAGGACAGAAGCTACTTCATTGCAGAATTCTTATTTGAACAAAAAGGCTGGTTCTGAAATCCTGAGAAATGTGACAGAAGTTGGTTGTTACCCTTCCCAGGGTACAAGGCAGATGTTCCTTGACTTTGAATCCATCAGGATTATTAAAGAGGAGGCAGATGAGGACAGTGCCAGTGACCTTTCTGACTCAGAAAGGATTCCTATTCCACCTTCCCCTTTCACACCACCAGATTTAAATCTCCGTGCTGAGAAAATTGATCCAGGAAGTTTTGATCATCTTTTTGAGCTGGGATATAAAGAATCAGAATACTATTACCCAGACTTCCTACCACCACCATTTAACTCCTGGGACCTACATCAGTTGGCTATTTTTATTAACACAGAAGGCAAACATGCACCTCGGCCTCCGCCAGCAGGGTTTCTTGAGAAGTACGTTGATCGACTTCTACACTTAGAGTGGCTGCAGATACAAACTACACAGAATGAGAAGGGGAAAGCTGTCAGATCCAGGCCTCAAAGTGCTAGCAGCTCTAGCCGCTGTGTGAGAAGCCCTGGGAAAAGTAAATGTTGGCATAATCAAGCATCGAACAAGCAGCTAGTTCACCCTGAGAGCTTATCCAAACTTCCTCCTGCTCAAACCAGCAACCAACTCAGGAAAGATTTGCACTGTGAAGCAGAATCCAGTCAGTTATATGTATGTCAGAGACACGCAAGAGCTGATGATGCAACTGGTGATACGTCATATCCTCAAAATCATATGCACTCTGTGATCAAGAAGAAAACGGAAAACAAGAAGCCACAACTGCTGGAGGTGGAGGCCTGTAAATATAGCCCAAAGCTTCAGAGTGCTTCTAACATCAGACCCCCCAAACAGTCTCTCACATTCCATAGTCCATCAGCCCCTCTCAAGGGCCTTAAAACTTACGTGTACATCAATGCAAAGAAGAATGGAACTGCCAGCAATTGTCATACACCAGTCAAAAGACAACTTCCGAACGAAAGCTAA